ggaaactaccagaggtaggattggccagtcactaccggaggttcgttcaagtttgtaaagatagtagcccctttaacgcggcttactcgtaagactgagaagtttgaatggacagagaaatacgagaaaagcttttaacaactgaagcaaaggttggtgacggcccctatgttggcattgtcggatggaaaaaggagattttgtgatttgtattgacgcttcgcataaggaattagggtgcttcttatacagcacaaggtaattgcgtacgcgtcaagacaattaagggaatataaaattcgatatccccacccatgagcttgggctcgtggcaatagtttggccctaaagattggaggcactacttgtatggagaaaagtgcgagatttacacaagccataagtgctctagtacattttcacgtagaaagagctcaacatacgccagaggaggcggttagagctaatcaagaattatgatgggagattctttatcattcggggaaagccaatatggtggctgatgcccttagtaaaaaggagaaactcaagatgataatgtcttttggagagtttataagagattttgaaaaaaatggaaatagaagtgaaggtaaccggaaccggtaccgaaaagctatttgagatcgctatgcggtctgaattattggaaaaaatGAGGCCCATTTAAGGTCTATTTGAGATCGCTATGCAGATTTTTTAGGTTTCGGGTCGGGCCGGTTTTTCGAGAAAAAATGAGGCCCATTTAAGGTCTGCGGGCCGGGCCGAACCGAACCGGACTTTTTTCCAGATCGGGCTTTTCGAGCTTTTTTCTGGATTGGATCAGATTTCATATATGTATTCAATATTCATATAATTTTACTAAATTTATTTAAACATTTatttatttcgtgtactttcgttttATGTCTTATACCCAAGGATAAACCCAAAATCGATACTAAATTCATGtgtgtattttatatttgtgTACCAAAAATGTCAACCTAAATCCGTAAATTATCGTATCGTTTCTTTGCATGTACGAAATTGCCGTATCTAAAAAAAGGTTGCATGAGATTTTAAAGCTACATTTCAAATTGCATATAAGTTCGCACCAgttttttgtaaaaaataataTTTGTACCATTTCTTTTGAGAGATAATTATATTTGTAACCTAGGTATTTTTTAAACGAATTTTCTAGTGTGTGTTCAATGACATTTGTTAAGCgcgaaaattcatatttttatatcATTTTAATTGGTTCACATGTATTAATAACAGTGAACCCCAACATAAACAAAAACTCCACCAATCAAAATAAGCTAATGAGGTGTATCCAATTCAGATTTTAGAGGATATATAACAATTCATTGATTTTGAATGATTATTGCTGATTTTAATTATACGCGGATTTTAGCGGAGTTATTGAATAAATCTCGTAAATTCTTGATGATTTGAATAGTGATTTCtacaaatccatcaaaatctctTGGATTTTGCTAAAATTTTTGAAAACATAAAATACACTAGCAAATCCTCCAAaatctataattttataaaatacaaaAATATCCATGGATTTTTGAATACCACcagattttaatggatttttaAAATCCAAACTGAATAACACTAGATTTTAATggactttttaaaatctaaattgaatacccCATATTTTATAAGAATTTTTTCAATTCCGTTGAATACCATtagattttaaaggattttttaGCTACCAAATCGAATACCCTAAAATTTTCAAAaaccaaaaaaatcatttaaaatcttACTTGAATACATAATACCCCTTTTAAATTTACGAGATTCCGCTTTAGCATGTGCTCTAGAATAACCGTTTTTCAAAACCCCTTTTTCTTTTATATGAttatctatctatactattatattaaagatgaaacattaaaaatttggttgttGGTAGTTGGTGGTCATTGATCACTCAATCCAGAATCGGCAGATCAAATCGATAATAAGTGttatatttattcttaaaaattagTATTATTTAAAAGGTATAAGGTTCGAATCCTGAGAgtaacatattaaaattataaaaaaaattagtaatCTTTAAAAGGTATAAGGTTCGAATCATGTCAACAACATATTAAAATTAGAAATTACAATATACAATGATAAAATTTACAATATACAATAATAAAATggtgaaaaaccaaaatacccaTCATTTGGGAAAAAATGCCGAAAATGCCAATTGGCGGTACCGTGCGTCCAAAATACCCATTGGATACACATGTGAGAGATGCGTACCCACCATTTCAAATTTTTACAAATAATACGCATGTTCAACATGCGTATTCACTTTTTGTATTTTAGTGAATACGCATGTTGAACATGCgtattctttataaatcaaaaagTGAATACGCATGTTGAACATGCGTATTGTTTGTAAAAATTTGAAATGGTGGGTACGCATCCGCAAAATGCGTTATTCGTGGGTATTTTGGGCGGTCCGTACGCATCTGGGCATTTTGGGCCGTTGAAGGTGAAAAATTGTGTATTTTGGGCATTCTTTCATAATAAAAACGACCATGAATTTATATTGGTATCTATTATTGTGcaaaaaatacaaatttaaacattgaatatattttaaatttaagaattttcaAACAATCGAGTGCACTGACTTTTGTGAATGCCTCTTTCATTTGTCCTTTTCGCTTGTCCCCCTTTCTTGATTGCAAATTTGCAATCATCTTTGTTTTCCTGAATCTTCAAGGTTCCTATTTCTCAACAATGTCTTGCCATTTTTCTTTTCCAAATTAATCGGCCAACAACGAAGGTACAATCTTttcttttaataaaaaaataatctttactTTTAGGTTTGTTTGTATATTTAAATTCAAATTTGTATGTCCAGTAATCAAATTTTACATGGGCTTGTTTAATATGGTTTAATTTAAGAGATAAAGTTTGTATCTTGCTTGTTTTAGATAGTTATAAAGTGGGTTGTGTAGATACTTTATTAATGTTGATTTTGAAGAGTTGGTTAATTTAAGTTTTCTTGAATTTACAAGATATGGGTAATGTTTGTCTTAGTCTGGGTAAGAAAAAAAATTACTTTTTTAACTGTCTGATTGAAATCTGCAAGCTTGAGTGTATAGAAATTGGCTATAAGGACTTGTTTTGCTGGCTAATTGTGTTCTTGGTTTTGATTTTGAGTAGCAGAGGGTCATATGAGGAGATACACTGGTGAAGATTTAAGTAAGTATTTTCCGATTAGACCAGAATGTCAGGCTGATGTTCCAAAACCCCGTTTTAAGCCCATGGTATGCACTTCGAGACCACGATCTTTTTAAACTTGTTTTGCTTGTTTATATATGGTGGTTATTAAGTTATTACATTACTGTGGATTTTTTATTCTAGTTATGGCTTGTTTCGTGTTGCTTATTAAGTACTTGCGTTTTCGAGCTTTTCTACTTTCTGGTTATATACAAATAGGTGCGGTCATGAAATGGTATTTAAAAAAGATTAAAGGAGAAGTAGGAGAATTTTTGTTGTTAGCTGAAAGTACTACAATTGCTTCTTTTGATAAATCGATAGGCTTTTTATGTTTGTACGCTTAGTCATGTAATTATGACATGTCTCGTGCCTATATGGAATTATGTATTTCTAAGCATTTGTTTCTGTTTCTTCTGGTTATGTATTTCTAAGGTTGTTTCGTGTTACTAATCAAATACTTGCAATTTCGAGCTCTACTACTGTCTGGTTATACGCAAATAGCTGCAGTCATGATAAGGTATTTAAAACAGATGAAAGGAAAAGTGGGAGAATTTATGTTGTTAGCTGAAAGTACAAAAATTGCTTCTTTTGATTAAATCAATAGGTCTTATTTGTTTGTACTCTTAGTCATGTAATTATTACCTGTCTTCGCCTATATGGAATTATGTTTTTCTAAGCATTTGTTTCTGTTTCTTCTTTGTATTTAATGTTCAGGTTGGAAAGACATTGAGTGAAAGGAGATGGAAGGCTGCTTTTACTAAAGATGGTCATATAGAAATAGGTGGTGTACTTCGGAGGATCCAAAGAGGGGTAGAGTATATCTCCTAAGCTTGCATGTTTTTTTGCACAGCCATTAAGTGTGTCAATCAATTTTATCCACTGGTTATCTACCAAATAATTATGTGCCACCATTTCACATTTTAACAAGCCTTTTCATGGCCGAGTTCAAGACATCAGCTAGTTGCATCTTGATGATCCATGTAGGTGACACTTGTATTCCGGAACATAAACTGCCTAATATATAAAAATCTCCTTCTGAGATTTTGTTAAGTTGAACTCCACACTGATTTTCCCATAAAGGCATTGCCATGAATTTTTGATACCCCAGTAGTTCTTAAGTGACACGAAATGTCAAAGTTCTGCTTAGACTAACTACTTTCTTAGCTAAACAAAGTCAGCCGAATCAAGCCTTAGTGAAATGATGAGTTCTGCCAATGTCCTCAAGTCGTGCTTACTGTTTACTAAAATTTAATGAAACTGAATGTGGTCTTGCAAAAGCATTGGAGATGAGTCTTGTGCTGTACAGCATCGTAAGATATTCAAATGGATGTACATTGTAATGGTTTTTTAATTTTTGGGCCCTAAATTCTATTCATGAGCTAGTAGCCCATATTTTCTTTGTCATACTCTCACATGCAGTATGCTTATTGACTGCAACTTGGTGGTCAAATATTCTTTTGTCTTTCCTGTACGGTTCTTTTCTTGTGTCTATATGTTAGGGTGTAGCTGAGTTTTTCAAATCACGTGAGCTTCTTGGATGGTAACAGTTTATGGTACTCATTGCAGGGTATTCATCCTGCTATAAAAGCAGAAGTTTATGAGTTCTTGCTTGGTTGCTTTGATCCTAACAGCACCTATGATGAGAGAAATGAGCTCAGGCAACGGCGGAGGTAGTCTGCCTTTTTCCCATTTAAAGTATGAGTTGCAATAGAACCTAATTGAGTTTCATGCCTTACTTTATGATCAAGATGTAGAACTTTTCCTGACAAAAAAAGATGTAGAACTTGCATGCCAAACTAATACTTCAGAAACAATCGTAATATTTATGAGTGAAGTTACTAAATTCCAGTCTAATACTCTAATGTAACTACTTGGCGAATATATCACATAATTTGACTCTTTTTTTCTCAATCGGAAAACTGAAGTTGACTTAGTAAGAGGAAGaataagataataataataaacaattTAAAAACCGTTTCATTTTTTCAGTTGAAATTTTCAAATGAGGATGTAGGTTTATGTCTCTCACATTTTGCACAACCTTGAAAAGAGAGGATAAAGTGAATTTGCTACTAGTTTCtaaaaattaattgaataatatgCTGCTTGATTAAACTTGCCAGGAAGTAATATTATGCTTCTTATATGTAACCCGAAAAGTAAATTTACAGCACGTGCAGACTTACTCCTGTTTCATGCGTTACCCGTAAGAAACAGCTTTTTTGTTGCGTTGAGTAACCAGCTCGAAGCCCATTTATGGGTTGATGAGTGGAACACCGACGCCCATCTTTGGGGCATTAATTCCCTTTAGTATCGTCCACGATAAATTGTGAAAATATTGGGGGTGGCTGGGAATCGAACCTTAGTCCTCCGGCTAGtttaagctctgataccatgttgagtaaccagctcatctaaaagtttaaggtgttagaggaaggcctCAATAGGATCATATAGTTAACAATATGACTTCTAGCTCGGGTTCAACTGTATATGCATTTGttgtgaaaaatgaaatgataatttgaGAATGCTTACTAAGTGCTATGATCGTGAATTCTTAGGGAGCAATATGCTGCGTTTAAAGCCGAATGTAAGAAGATGGTTCCTATGTTTGATAGTGGAAAATTCATTACAACACCTATAGTCACTGATGACGGTGAACCTGTAGAGGGTGAAGCAGGAAACTTAAATGGACCCAAGCCAGTTATGGCTGGTGTAACAGATAAAGAAGTGATTCAATGGAAGCTCAGTTTGTCACAGATAGGTGCGTACTCTGAATTTATCATAGATTGTTCTCTTGACGGGTTTCTGCATGACTTGTTTGTTCAATGATGTGGCTTGATGATATCCATTCTATGAATCCTGGTTATCATTCTAACGCAGAGTTTATTAGAACTCATATAACATTCTAATGGAGATTGCATGCAGCTTTAACCCAAAAATACAAGTGCTTTTTATTTAATAAAGCATAAAACATCTATATGAGTTATTAAATAGGGTGTAGGCCGTAGGGTAATATCATTAAAAGTTCTTTTTTTTTCTTGATCTAGCTGAAAAGAGCTTTAGACATTTTTACAATAAAGATATTTCCATTGCGCTCTTGTATATGTACACAATcaactttatttatttatctataaAGTTGGAGGAGTTATGGAAGTTGACATGTTCTTTCCCTTGtatttgtttatatatatatatatatatatatttaacaaGGTTGTTTAAATGTTAGGTTTGGATGTTGTCCGCACCGATCGTACTCTTGTATTTTACGAGAATGAAGATAATCAAGCTAAGCTCTGGAGAGTTCTAGCTGTTTATTCTTGGGTGGATAATAGTATTGGCTATGTTCAAGGTAACTTGCTACAACCTGTATAATAACCATAATTTGGTAGTAAAGGTTTAAGACATTATCCTTTATTATCAATTTTTTCCAGGTATGAATGATATATGCTCACCAATGATTATTCTTTTGGAAGATGAAGCAGACGCCTTTTGGTGCTATGAGCATGCGATGCGTAGAGTGGTACTTCTCCATTTCCCTCAACAAAATTGGCAACTCTTCCTTGTTTGTTTTAAAGGCTATGCTCCCTCTTCTAATCTTTTCTCATGAACATGTCTGAGAATGTTggaaaacacacacacacacacacatatttaTAATATAAGTAAAATACGCAATTGAAATCTTTAATTCTAGAGCTGCTGCTCAGTGCTCTCTATGGAACACACCTTATTCTGCTATTACTTATTATCAATTTCTTTCACATACATGATGATGTGGGGACTCATACTCACCTAATATGCTAATATACTGTTTAATTTTATTTGTGCCTCCTTCACCCCTTTCCCCTCTTTTATCCTATATATGTAATTAATCACCGCTCGTTATTTTTCATGCCTGGCCTCTTCGATTGAAAAGAGAGAAAATTTCAGGAGTAGCACAAGTTCTATGGGAGTTCAATCTCAACTGGGTACCCTATCACAAATTATGAAAGTTGTTGATCCGAAGCTTCATCAACATCTTGGTATGATGTATTAGTTTCTTAGTACTTTCTTATGTGGTAGTATAATTGTGGGCTACTGGGATATGGGTTGTAAAACTTACATGTACAATGCATATAATTTGTATTTTGATGTAGAATTGTAGATAAAAACAACCCCCCCCCCTCCATGTCATGCTTAATGGTTTTTGTTTAAGTGTAGGATGGCCAAAGTTCTTCTGGTTCTTAAGGTACCTAACTGTCTAACCATTTCATAAATTTTGGTATAAGGAACTATATCTAATGCTTTGTACAATCCCCACTTCAGTTTGGCATATATTGGAGTAATAGGATACAAAATTGTGATCTGAACACTAGCATAAATAGACTGTAACTTGTGCAGGGACAGTTAGCTTTCGTGCTTCTTTTTCAATAGTATCCGTGGATGAGAGCTGCAGATTCCAATATGCATATTGCATTTTATTTATTAGACCACCCTTCCCTatttattactattattattaatAACACTGATGCATCATGATTATTGATTATACTGCTTCTTCTGTTAAGAAAAAGCTATAATCACATTGGTTCTTGTTGGGTCATgtgattattttgaattttcttaGCTTGCTTTAGTTTTATGTTTAAGAGAAACTCTGATAAACTTGGCCAAAAGAAAATGTTGGAATGTGTGGTGCTCTTCATACTTGCCTACTTGGTAGTAATGTTACTTAATTACTTTGCTTTGTCACCTAAACTTTACGAATTATAAAACTGAAACCAAATCAATCAGTTGCTTAAATAAATTCACTTCACAAGTTTACTAAGTTCTTTTATTACAATCAAATGAAGAACTTCCACCACTTACTATTATATAGGCAATTAGGAACAATCTGCATTCACAGATATGCTTCACCTTCACACAGTTTTTCTTATGTTAGGGTCGGGTCTAGTGGGAATTGGAATCTAAGTACAATGTTAACAATAAAAATTTTCACAGATATGCTTAGCACCACATGTGCTTAAATTGTTTTCTTTGCTAAAGAAATATTAAAATAAAGGAATCAACAAATAAATAAAAGGTGGGGCGAAGAAAATAAGTGAGCTACTGAATCTACTATATATTAAAACTAAAAGTACTAATACTGAAGAGTGAAGGGTTGATGATTGAAGTCATTACTCATTAGGTCCAAATGTAAGTGAGTCACTCATTGCAAAAGTAAGTTAGtgacaaatttgaatttttttatttaacttgGTCGTTGAGTATTAGAAATTCTGTATCAAACTAGTCATAGACAGATGCTCTCTTCGATACAGATTTCAAATTTAAATTAGTGACCGAGTCGAGTCACTTTTGTAATGAGTGCTCACTTGATACCTTTATACCCAATGAGTGAGACTTTGATAATATTAAAAAGAAAAAACATGAACAGACGTTAGAGAATTAGAAGAGAGTGAAATATTAGTGAAAGCTAGCTGAATTTGTACTACCGTACTGCATACATGCTATGAATGTTTTGTGCATGTGTGCCATATAAATggcttaattttttttttcttggCAGAGGAATTGGATGGTGGGGAGTATCTTTTTGCATTTCGTATGTTGATGGTACTATTTCGTAGAGAGTTCACTTTTATTGATTCCCTCTATTTATGGGAGGTGAGTACATCTTCTTATTTCGACTTGGGTTATCTAGGATTTACTTATCTTCTCTATGACACATTTCTTAAAATAAATTATCTTCTAAAATTAACGCAAAATTTGTGTTTTCCTTGTTTTTCCTGACCAGATATCTTTTAGTTGTCCACtgaatattaattttttatataaacaCAGGTTATGTGGGCCATGGAATACAATCCAAACATGTTCCAATGCTATGAGAAGTCGCTAGAACCTTCAACTGAGAAAGTGAACAATAAGATGCTAAAACAATATGGAAAATTTGAGAGAAAAAATGTGGAGACAGGATCAATGGATCATAAAAGTGAACTTGCTATCTTTCTAGTTGCAAGTTTCCTTGAGACCAAGAATAAGAAACTTAGGAAAGAGGCCAAGGGCCTTGATGATGTTGTCCAGGTATGATCACTCGCCCTCGTTACCCCGTTCTtcattctctttaattcttgatgcggctcctctctctctctttttctaaCTAATTGATATGTCTGTTTTTGTTTGGAATTTCAGATTATGGGTGACATGACTGGGAGCGTGGATGCAAAAAAAGCATTGAACGAGGCACTAAAAATTCACAAGAAATATATCAAGGTGAGACTCGGTTCTGCATGTCTATGCCATTTGTTATAGTTTCAGATTCTGAAACTTCTTACACGTACTCGTATGCAGGCCAAAAAATGATAGCTTTATGTATACACTTGAGAAACTCCCATCAAGCTCCTCTCTTCTCTCGGAGGTGGCTCCATAGAAAACTAGCTTTTTTTGTAGATTTTTCTCAGATATTCTTTTCGTTGTTGCATTGATTTGTTTTTGTAGGCCTGCTTTTGTAAAATTTTATTGCAGGTCCTCTTATTTGTAGAGGTAACTTGTATGTAAAAATTTGAGAACACACTATGTTCCTCGATCAACTAGTGTGCAGACAAATTAGTATCGAAAAATGAAAGTAATTCCCTTTATTGCATGTTTCCGTGCCCGTTCAAGTGTATGAGAACTCGAAATGAAGTGGAGATGCTTTCTGTAAAGAATCGTAATATTATGACCCTGAAAACACGTCCGGTTTGTCCCGTTTATCTTCTGTTCATCTTCAACTAGGGTTGTACATGCAATTTAAATTCTGGCCATCTTTATATGAAATAAACCATATTACAAGTTCATTACAAATGTGTTCTTCAGAAAGTCTATAGGCTACTTGCCTTGTAGCTTAAAGTATGATATGATTTCAAAGAATAGTTTCACATTCAGAAGACAGTACTCACTCTCACTTGCTTGCACAGTTCATCCCAAAGAAGCTGAGCATTAGTAGTAAAACTCATTAATTGGTAATAGATCAGTTTACATATGAGATTGCACTTTAGAATCAGATGCTTGTAAAATCTAGAGCCATGTTGCAAAGTTGTGATTGCATTTTTGAATCTCAATTCGATACAATTACCTAGGACGCATCAAAATACATAGACCGGGCTTTCAGTAACTGGTTGGTCCCAAATTAGTCATTTCATCATCAGACAAAGTTTTGATTGTTTTAAGTATGATTATCCCTAATTTTGGCAAATTGGTTTCGATCTATCAATGTATGGGGCTAATGTATCAAGAATTTACTGCCATTGAAACATGAGGTTTTTCAAAATATGCAAAATTAGATGCTATAGTCTTAGCCTGTGTAAGTTTGATATTAGCTCAAAATCATTATTCTCTCCACCTTGTATGCTTAAACAAAACCATAATTTCATTTcatcctccaccaccttttcaCATCTTCTCCTTGAAGTTTTTCCTAATCCTTATTCCTTAATCTCAGATATCAATTCAACAATGTCTGCAACGTTTTGAGAGCTAAATTTTTGTTGGCATCGCGTTGCAAGGCTAGTTGAATCATTGTTTATTTCAGGTTTAGTATCTCAATCAATCAGCATAACGGTTTCAGGAGACGAGATTATCAAGTATGTATGAAATGCATATGATTTCCCAGTAAAGTTGTGTTTGTGTCTTTGCTCACGTATCCTTTATGCTTTTAATTTCTAAGCTGGTAACTAAATTTGATGCAGAGCTGAAGCTGATCTTGATGCATAACAGATGATATAGGAATTACATTCTGCCAAAATGAAAGGAGTTTTGAAAGGATTTAAATACATATCTTCAATATTCGGTAAGTTAAACACATTCTACAAAAATATACCAGGAAGCCAAAGATTAAAATTCCTGGTGAGTATATACATGGAGACTAAAATTCACAGTATGACGCAGatgaagaggaagaagaagaaattcagATTGGTTTACCAACAGATGTAAAGCATGTCGCTCACATAGGAACTGATGGACCGTCGACAGAGACACCAAGCTGGGTATAATTCTCTTTTACATCCAGTAAAATTCATGAATTGTGCATTAAAATGTTAAGGAAGGTATTAAACCTATGGTATGGTTGTTGCAAACTCATGCAGATGAAAGATTTCTCATCAGAAAGACCTAAATCAGCTCCTCTTGACAGCAAGGGAGAGACTATAGGTCAGATAATTTTGATACAAACCTTATAATCTTTATACATCACATGAATGTGGAAGTAGGCCTGCAGATTGCATATGATTTATATGTACATTGTTCTTACCTTTTGACAGATGATAGCCAGAAAACAAGTACAGACACAGAATTACCAAAGGCATCAAGGAGACGGCATCATTCAGTAGACAATGTAGCATTTGAAAGATGCGATAGAGTAGGTACTAATAAATCAAAGGGCTCAAGAAAACACCATAAAAAGATGAACTCCGATGGAAATGTTGGTAAATCTAGTAAACCACGACGAAATCATAGAAAAGGCTCATTATCGGATCAAGAAGATAGTAGTAAAGGCGACGTACCAGAGCCAACATCACCAACATCACAAAAACTGCCAGATATTCCAAAGAAATCGCGACGAAAGAAAGTTAAGGATGAGATAAACAAGATAGCATCAAAAGCAATACCAAAAGCAAGTAGTGGTAGTGTTAATGATCCACcgcctcctcctcctcctcctccaacGACAAAGACAAAGACAACGATAACAACAACAATAGACCCCGGATCAGTTGGTACTGatacaacaacaaccacaacaacgACAACGACAACAATAACTTGTGATAGTGAGAGTTGTCACATCATCAGAAGGCCGAATCCTCCTATTGCAGAAGAGGAAAAAAGCGATATAGTGACTGATCTTGACTCTTGATAACAGTGCTTGATCATCCATTTTTATTCGGTTTTGGTTATACAGAATTCTGTGCTTCAGTAT
This sequence is a window from Apium graveolens cultivar Ventura chromosome 9, ASM990537v1, whole genome shotgun sequence. Protein-coding genes within it:
- the LOC141683478 gene encoding uncharacterized protein LOC141683478 → MKGVLKGFKYISSIFDEEEEEEIQIGLPTDVKHVAHIGTDGPSTETPSWMKDFSSERPKSAPLDSKGETIDDSQKTSTDTELPKASRRRHHSVDNVAFERCDRVGTNKSKGSRKHHKKMNSDGNVGKSSKPRRNHRKGSLSDQEDSSKGDVPEPTSPTSQKLPDIPKKSRRKKVKDEINKIASKAIPKASSGSVNDPPPPPPPPPTTKTKTTITTTIDPGSVGTDTTTTTTTTTTTITCDSESCHIIRRPNPPIAEEEKSDIVTDLDS
- the LOC141683477 gene encoding uncharacterized protein LOC141683477 isoform X1, producing MRRYTGEDLSKYFPIRPECQADVPKPRFKPMVGKTLSERRWKAAFTKDGHIEIGGVLRRIQRGGIHPAIKAEVYEFLLGCFDPNSTYDERNELRQRRREQYAAFKAECKKMVPMFDSGKFITTPIVTDDGEPVEGEAGNLNGPKPVMAGVTDKEVIQWKLSLSQIGLDVVRTDRTLVFYENEDNQAKLWRVLAVYSWVDNSIGYVQGMNDICSPMIILLEDEADAFWCYEHAMRRVRENFRSSTSSMGVQSQLGTLSQIMKVVDPKLHQHLEELDGGEYLFAFRMLMVLFRREFTFIDSLYLWEVMWAMEYNPNMFQCYEKSLEPSTEKVNNKMLKQYGKFERKNVETGSMDHKSELAIFLVASFLETKNKKLRKEAKGLDDVVQIMGDMTGSVDAKKALNEALKIHKKYIKAKK
- the LOC141683477 gene encoding uncharacterized protein LOC141683477 isoform X2, with amino-acid sequence MRRYTGEDLSKYFPIRPECQADVPKPRFKPMVGKTLSERRWKAAFTKDGHIEIGGVLRRIQRGGIHPAIKAEVYEFLLGCFDPNSTYDERNELRQRRREQYAAFKAECKKMVPMFDSGKFITTPIVTDDGEPVEGEAGNLNGPKPVMAGVTDKEVIQWKLSLSQIGLDVVRTDRTLVFYENEDNQAKLWRVLAVYSWVDNSIGYVQDEADAFWCYEHAMRRVRENFRSSTSSMGVQSQLGTLSQIMKVVDPKLHQHLEELDGGEYLFAFRMLMVLFRREFTFIDSLYLWEVMWAMEYNPNMFQCYEKSLEPSTEKVNNKMLKQYGKFERKNVETGSMDHKSELAIFLVASFLETKNKKLRKEAKGLDDVVQIMGDMTGSVDAKKALNEALKIHKKYIKAKK